The following coding sequences lie in one Zingiber officinale cultivar Zhangliang chromosome 2B, Zo_v1.1, whole genome shotgun sequence genomic window:
- the LOC122046484 gene encoding NADH dehydrogenase [ubiquinone] flavoprotein 1, mitochondrial has protein sequence MLLARRGSAYLMNHGSVLKAEVVHRSNCWRLASVCRSFSTQAAPSGNTQPPSPPPPPPPPPPEKTHFGGLKDEDRIFTNLYCLHDPFLKGAMKRGDWYRTKDLVLKGSDWIVNEMKKSGLRGRGGAGFPSGLKWSFMPKTSDGRPSYLVVNADESEPGTCKDREIMRHDPHKLLEGCLIAGVGMRATAAYIYIRGEYVNERLALEKARKEAYQAGLLGKNACGSGYDFEVHIHFGAGAYICGEETALIESLEGKQGKPRLKPPFPANAGLYGCPTTVTNVETVAVSPTILRRGPEWFASFGRKNNSGTKLFCISGHVNKPCTVEEEMSIPLKELLERHCGGVRGGWDNLLAVIPGGSSVPLLPKHICDDVLMDYDALKAVQSGLGTAAVIVMDKSTDVVDAIARLSYFYKHESCGQCTPCREGTGWLWMIMERLKVGNAKLEEIDMLQEVTKQIEGHTICALGDAAAWPVQGLIRHFRPELERRIKERAQRELLEAAAA, from the exons ATGTTGTTGGCAAGACGTGGATCC GCATATCTCATGAACCATGGTTCTGTACTTAAGGCTGAAGTGGTTCATCGTTCCAATTGTTGGAGGCTGGCTTCTGTCTGTAGGTCATTCAGCACCCAGGCTGCCCCATCAGGAAATACTCAGCCTCCTTCCCCACCCCCACCCCCACCCCCACCCCCACCTGAAAAAACCCATTTTGGTGGCCTGAAGGATGAAGATCGCATTTTCACTAACCTATATTGTCTGCATGATCCTTTCCTAAAAGGTGCCATGAAAAGGGGTGACTGGTATAGAACCAAGGATTTGGTACTCAAAGGTAGTGACTGGATTGTTAACGAAATGAAGAAATCTGGTTTGCGAGGTCGTGGAGGAGCTGGTTTTCCATCTGGTCTGAAGTGGTCTTTCATGCCCAAGACATCTGATGGTCGTCCTTCTTACCTTGTCGTTAATGCTGATGAAAGTGAACCTGGTACATGTAAAGACAGGGAAATCATGCGCCATGATCCTCATAAACTGCTGGAGGGATGCCTTATTGCTGGAGTTGGTATGAGAGCAACAGCTGCATACATCTACATTAGAGGGGAGTATGTAAACGAGCGGTTGGCACTTGAAAAGGCTAGAAAGGAAGCATACCAAGCTGGATTGCTGGGAAAGAATGCTTGTGGATCTGGATACGATTTTGAAGTACACATACATTTTGGTGCTGGGGCTTACATCTGTGGTGAAGAGACAGCATTGATAGAGAGTCTTGAAGGAAAACAGGGGAAACCACGACTGAAGCCTCCTTTCCCAGCCAATGCCGGACTGTATGGCTGTCCAACCACTGTAACCAATGTGGAAACTGTGGCTGTATCTCCCACAATTTTACGCCGGGGGCCTGAATGGTTTGCAAGCTTTGGGAGGAAAAACAACTCTGGCACAAAACTATTCTGTATATCTGGTCATGTAAACAAACCTTGCACGGTAGAAGAAGAGATGAGCATCCCATTGAAGGAATTGCTAGAAAGGCACTGTGGTGGTGTTAGAGGGGGTTGGGATAACCTATTAGCAGTTATCCCAGGAGGTTCTTCTGTTCCTCTTCTTCCAAAGCACATATGTGATGATGTCTTGATGGATTATGATGCTCTTAAAGCTGTTCAGTCTGGACTGGGTACTGCAGCTGTCATTGTAATGGACAAATCCACTGACGTTGTGGATGCGATAGCAAGACTGTCTTACTTCTATAAGCATGAAAGCTGTGGTCAGTGCACACCCTGCAGGGAGGGGACTGGATGGCTGTGGATGATTATGGAGAGGTTGAAGGTGGGGAACGCTAAGCTAGAGGAGATCGATATGCTCCAGGAAGTTACCAAGCAGATTGAAGGGCACACTATCTGCGCTTTGGGCGATGCTGCTGCTTGGCCGGTGCAGGGGCTTATTCGGCATTTTAGGCCAGAACTAGAAAGGAGAATCAAGGAGAGAGCACAGAGAGAGCTCTTGGAGGCAGCAGCTGCCTAA